One Paenibacillus sp. SYP-B4298 genomic window, AGCTCCTTCTGAATATCCGAAAAAGCATCGCTGGAGATATGAGCCCTCAAGCCAGCAGCGACCGGCTCTGCTTCCTCTGCTGTCTGGATGACAGCCGCTGCTTGCGAATGGCTGCGCAGTACCACATTGATCTGCCTTGAAGGTCGTGCGTTGTTAGTTTGCACGCTGCTGCTCGCTGTATTCAGATTCATAGAGCATCCCCATCCTTTGCAACGTCGGCATAAGTAGCGGCGCACGGAGCGTCTCATTGGCTCCGCCAGTATCGCGCCTACGAGCGGCGCCCCGCGCTGGTGCAGCCATGCTCGTATATTCTCGCCGCATTACCAATGTATTCAGGCTTAACCTGTCCTATTAGCATAATTGCAAAAGCAGCTCCTCTGAATCTCCAGCTGCAACCGGCACTCTCGCACCTAAGCATGGCGTGTAATGACCGTCCTATAACGGCGACAGACCCATTCCCATCAGCAGCTTGTCCAGCTTCCACTTCGAGAGCGCCAATATCTCACGGTTATGATGGTATGCAAGGGACAGCACCTCGGTTGCCGCACCGGATACAGCCGGCGGATCAATGCCGACATAACTCGCTATATCCAGCGCACGAGCAGCATGATATTCATGCGTCACGATCGTTGCACTATGCAGACCATGCTGCTCCATGACACGCTTGCTAAAGAGCAGATTCTCGTAGGTTGTCGTCGACTCCCCCTCCAGCAGCACGGCCTCGGGCGCAATTCCCTGCTCCAGCAAATAATTACGCATACCCTCGGCTTCGGTTAGCGAAGCGCCGGGATCGAGTCCACCAGATACAATAATGGTACGGAACTTCCCTTCCCGAAGGAGCTCGGCTGCGCGATTCAGCCGCTCGCGCAGCGCAGGGCTCGGACGATCATTCCATAGTGCCGCACCAAGCACAATCCCCG contains:
- a CDS encoding YdcF family protein; its protein translation is MSERLSTGHAVSSRSRFKRSFPRRLALALAALLLVAAGWVGWMAYTVLSFEDVQPQTVTDTGIVLGAALWNDRPSPALRERLNRAAELLREGKFRTIIVSGGLDPGASLTEAEGMRNYLLEQGIAPEAVLLEGESTTTYENLLFSKRVMEQHGLHSATIVTHEYHAARALDIASYVGIDPPAVSGAATEVLSLAYHHNREILALSKWKLDKLLMGMGLSPL